From Buchnera aphidicola (Nurudea shiraii), the proteins below share one genomic window:
- the recD gene encoding exodeoxyribonuclease V subunit alpha, translated as MAPKQSFPIIFLIAYTSHFIRMSHTCLPISILRNKNVLCNKENTKLINKILKKIIFEKNFLLQTLKEKISSNGSYLTPLVILNEKIYFFKTWKAEKKIFHFISTPQYHKKEKLIEISKKITSLLHENKDEFQKIAILFSIINQITFIIGDPGTGKTTIVSKILTGIKIIFPKKKLKIQLAATTGKAAYRLTESVNNSISNLKNFYKNETISIKPAVTLHRLLKVNFKSYQYFKHSEKFLDIDILIVDESSMIDIFIMEKLIDSISKKTKIIFLGDPNQLPPIGCGHVLKDIYSYHYNGYTKKMTQNISIFKINSIKQISNYKFSEINEKICVLKKNYRFNEKSDIYYISNKIKKNKFNNFKKLFSNTYKNIKFFTLNTGQDYKRMIKNLTKNYINYWNILNKQKISDIISIFNNHKLICIFKNGPFGIQGLNEELEYEMNKQGLIKKIVIDEKIIYFGQPILILKNDYTMNLYNGDTGIIMYGKNNTLQAFFEINKNKTKAIPINLLPKFQTNWAMSVHKSQGSEFNHVSLVLPHTQLNILNKDIIYTAITRAKKTLTIYSSKKTFKKAIKNKTVRYGGLSQNECIYAK; from the coding sequence ATTGCTCCGAAACAATCATTTCCAATAATATTTCTCATTGCTTATACCAGTCATTTTATCCGAATGAGTCATACTTGCTTACCTATTTCAATTTTAAGAAACAAAAACGTACTATGCAACAAAGAAAATACAAAATTAATAAACAAAATTTTAAAAAAAATAATATTTGAAAAAAATTTTTTATTACAAACACTTAAAGAGAAAATTAGTAGTAACGGATCTTATCTTACACCTCTAGTTATCTTAAACGAAAAAATATATTTTTTTAAAACATGGAAAGCAGAAAAAAAAATTTTTCATTTTATATCTACACCTCAATACCATAAAAAAGAAAAATTAATAGAAATAAGCAAAAAAATAACCTCTTTACTGCACGAAAATAAAGATGAATTTCAAAAAATTGCTATTCTTTTTTCCATTATAAATCAAATAACTTTTATTATAGGTGACCCTGGAACAGGAAAAACCACAATAGTATCTAAAATATTAACTGGAATAAAAATTATATTTCCTAAAAAAAAATTAAAAATTCAACTAGCGGCTACTACTGGAAAAGCAGCTTATCGATTAACCGAATCTGTTAACAATTCTATATCAAATCTTAAAAACTTTTACAAAAATGAAACAATTTCAATTAAACCTGCAGTTACTTTACACCGATTACTAAAAGTTAATTTTAAAAGCTATCAGTATTTTAAACATTCCGAAAAATTCTTAGATATAGATATATTAATTGTAGATGAATCATCCATGATAGATATTTTTATAATGGAAAAACTAATTGATAGTATATCAAAAAAAACTAAAATTATATTTTTAGGAGATCCTAATCAATTACCACCGATAGGATGTGGACATGTTTTAAAAGATATATATAGCTATCATTATAATGGTTATACAAAAAAAATGACACAAAATATAAGCATTTTTAAAATTAATAGTATAAAACAAATCTCCAATTATAAATTTTCTGAAATTAATGAAAAAATATGTGTCTTAAAAAAAAATTATCGTTTTAATGAAAAATCAGATATTTACTATATATCTAATAAAATTAAAAAAAATAAATTTAATAATTTTAAAAAATTATTTTCTAATACCTATAAAAACATTAAATTTTTTACTTTAAATACCGGTCAAGATTATAAAAGAATGATAAAAAACTTAACTAAAAATTATATAAACTACTGGAATATCTTAAATAAACAAAAAATATCAGACATAATTTCAATATTTAATAATCATAAATTAATTTGCATTTTTAAAAATGGACCATTTGGAATTCAAGGATTAAATGAAGAATTAGAATACGAAATGAATAAGCAAGGATTAATTAAAAAAATTGTTATAGATGAGAAAATAATATATTTTGGACAACCTATATTAATTTTAAAGAATGACTATACAATGAATTTATACAATGGGGATACAGGAATAATTATGTATGGAAAAAACAATACACTGCAAGCATTTTTTGAAATTAACAAAAATAAAACGAAAGCAATACCAATTAATCTGTTACCAAAATTTCAAACAAACTGGGCTATGTCAGTGCATAAATCTCAGGGATCAGAATTTAATCATGTTAGTTTAGTACTGCCACACACTCAATTAAATATTTTAAACAAAGACATAATCTATACAGCAATCACTAGAGCTAAAAAAACGCTAACTATATATAGTAGTAAAAAAACGTTTAAAAAAGCAATAAAAAATAAAACTGTAAGATATGGAGGATTATCTCAAAATGAATGTATTTATGCTAAATAA
- the ribE gene encoding 6,7-dimethyl-8-ribityllumazine synthase gives MKIIKETTLAKKAKIAIIISRFNYFINKNLLNGALDILQRIGQVQDENIMIIYVPGAFEIPIISEIIAQKDQYDGIITLGTIIKGQTLHFSLLSHDISSKISNISIQYKVPISFGIIIAENIEQAIERSGTKIGNKGSESALAVLEMINVIKKI, from the coding sequence ATGAAAATAATTAAAGAAACTACATTAGCTAAGAAAGCAAAAATAGCCATAATTATTAGTAGATTTAATTACTTTATTAATAAAAATTTATTAAACGGTGCACTAGACATTCTTCAAAGAATTGGGCAAGTACAAGATGAAAATATAATGATTATATATGTTCCAGGAGCATTTGAAATACCTATCATATCGGAAATAATTGCTCAAAAGGACCAATATGATGGTATTATTACCTTAGGAACTATTATAAAAGGACAAACGCTACATTTTTCACTTTTGTCACACGATATTAGTAGTAAAATATCTAATATTAGTATCCAATATAAAGTTCCTATTTCTTTTGGAATAATTATAGCTGAAAATATAGAACAAGCAATTGAACGTTCAGGAACTAAAATAGGAAATAAAGGATCAGAATCAGCTTTAGCAGTATTAGAAATGATTAATGTTATTAAAAAAATCTAA
- the thiL gene encoding thiamine-phosphate kinase: protein MNLSENIIIQNYFSETLNKHDKNVIQDIGDDCALITIPKNHVLSISTDTLTEGTHFLKNINPSDLGYKIVAVNLSDLAAMGSKPKWITLSLTIPNNNICWIKKFSKSLFKTLKDYNMKLIGGNTNCGKLSITTSIYGIIPKNQALLRKGAQIGDLIYVTGTLGDSAAGLFLLQQGKKNIKENLNFLIKKHLHPIPRIKHGQLLRNIASSAIDLSDGLLSDLKKVLDLSNCGASINIEQLPISPLLKNNFTQEKWLNFAINSGEDYELCFTIPKKNILALKNSIDPLGVNYNCIGKINHIKDGYNILYNGKKIHFSHTGYDHFSN, encoded by the coding sequence ATGAACTTAAGTGAAAACATAATAATTCAAAACTATTTTAGTGAAACACTAAATAAACACGACAAAAATGTTATACAAGACATAGGAGATGATTGTGCACTAATTACAATTCCAAAAAACCATGTACTCTCAATTAGTACTGATACTTTAACAGAAGGCACTCATTTTCTTAAAAACATTAATCCTTCCGACTTAGGATATAAAATCGTTGCTGTAAATCTTAGTGATCTAGCAGCAATGGGGTCAAAACCTAAGTGGATTACTTTATCTTTAACTATTCCTAATAATAATATATGTTGGATAAAAAAATTTAGCAAAAGTTTATTTAAAACATTAAAAGATTATAATATGAAACTAATAGGAGGAAATACAAACTGTGGTAAATTAAGCATAACTACTAGTATCTACGGAATCATTCCAAAAAATCAAGCTTTATTAAGAAAAGGAGCTCAAATAGGAGATTTAATATATGTTACAGGAACTTTAGGTGATAGCGCAGCTGGACTTTTTCTTCTTCAACAAGGAAAAAAAAATATTAAGGAAAATCTTAATTTTCTAATTAAAAAACATCTGCATCCCATTCCAAGAATCAAACATGGACAATTACTTAGAAACATTGCTAGTTCTGCTATAGATTTGTCAGATGGACTATTATCCGATTTAAAAAAAGTTCTAGATTTAAGCAACTGTGGCGCAAGTATTAATATAGAACAATTACCAATATCCCCATTACTTAAGAACAATTTTACACAAGAAAAATGGTTAAATTTTGCTATTAACTCAGGAGAAGACTACGAATTATGTTTTACTATTCCAAAAAAAAATATATTAGCTTTAAAAAATTCTATTGATCCTCTTGGAGTTAATTATAATTGTATAGGAAAAATTAACCATATTAAAGACGGATATAACATATTGTACAATGGTAAAAAAATACACTTTTCACACACTGGATATGATCATTTTTCTAACTAA
- the ribD gene encoding bifunctional diaminohydroxyphosphoribosylaminopyrimidine deaminase/5-amino-6-(5-phosphoribosylamino)uracil reductase RibD, producing the protein MNDNFYMNKAIQLAKKGILTTSPNPNVGCIIVKNNVIVGRGWHKKSGYPHAEIYALKQAGNKTKGATAYVTLEPCSHFGKTPPCCIKLIKSGIQRIVISTIDPNPKVSGKGIKWLKNKGIVVKVGVIPQKSKNINKGFFKRMYTGIPWVQLKLASSIDGRTALKNGLSKWITSKKSRKDVQNYRKQCDAIISSSKSVIIDQSLLTVRNITKQYCLNTLSKIITKQPIRVIIDRKNRIKPSHKCIQEPGKILLIRLKIDNENWPDNVEQIVMHTHRSKINLLNLLKFLGKRQINKVWIESGASLSGSFLKSNLVNELIIYMAPKLLGHCAKPLFILKNYEKLSSVPQFVFKSIVKIGQDIKLTLINK; encoded by the coding sequence ATGAACGATAATTTTTATATGAACAAAGCTATTCAACTAGCAAAAAAAGGCATATTAACTACTTCTCCAAACCCTAACGTAGGATGTATTATAGTTAAAAATAATGTTATTGTTGGAAGAGGATGGCATAAAAAATCTGGATACCCGCATGCGGAAATATATGCCTTAAAACAAGCAGGAAATAAAACAAAAGGAGCTACAGCATATGTTACATTAGAACCATGTAGTCACTTTGGAAAAACTCCTCCATGCTGTATAAAACTAATAAAATCAGGCATTCAAAGAATTGTAATATCCACAATAGATCCTAATCCGAAAGTGTCTGGAAAAGGTATAAAATGGCTCAAAAATAAAGGAATTGTAGTAAAAGTAGGAGTAATTCCTCAAAAATCTAAAAACATAAATAAAGGATTTTTTAAAAGAATGTATACAGGAATTCCTTGGGTTCAATTAAAACTAGCTAGCTCTATCGACGGAAGAACTGCTTTAAAGAATGGATTAAGCAAATGGATTACTTCAAAAAAATCTCGGAAGGACGTACAAAACTACAGAAAGCAATGCGATGCTATTATAAGCAGTAGTAAATCTGTTATTATAGATCAATCACTACTAACTGTAAGAAATATTACAAAACAATATTGTCTTAACACACTATCTAAAATAATAACAAAGCAACCAATACGGGTTATTATTGATAGAAAAAATCGCATTAAACCTTCACATAAATGTATTCAAGAACCTGGAAAAATATTATTAATTAGATTAAAAATAGATAATGAAAATTGGCCTGATAATGTTGAACAAATAGTTATGCATACACATAGATCTAAAATTAACTTATTAAATCTTCTAAAATTTTTAGGAAAAAGACAAATAAATAAAGTATGGATAGAATCAGGAGCATCACTATCAGGGTCTTTTTTAAAATCAAATTTAGTTAATGAATTAATTATTTACATGGCTCCAAAATTACTAGGACATTGTGCAAAACCGTTGTTTATATTAAAAAATTATGAAAAACTATCTTCTGTTCCTCAATTTGTCTTTAAAAGCATTGTTAAAATAGGACAAGATATAAAATTAACTCTTATAAACAAATAA
- the nusB gene encoding transcription antitermination factor NusB — protein sequence MKPLSRRKARECAVQALYSWQISNNNIHDIENQFYEKDDLKDIDKIYFHELIIEITNNQKHLDTLMTPYLSRTIHELGHIEKAILRISFYELEKRHDIPFKVTINEGIELAKRFGAKASHKFINGVLDKAAAHIRDYTKKNIKK from the coding sequence ATGAAACCTTTATCTAGAAGAAAAGCAAGAGAATGTGCTGTACAAGCACTGTACTCATGGCAAATATCTAACAATAATATTCATGATATAGAAAACCAATTCTATGAAAAAGATGACTTAAAAGATATTGATAAAATTTATTTTCATGAATTAATTATAGAGATTACAAACAATCAAAAACATTTAGATACTTTAATGACTCCTTACCTTTCCAGAACTATTCACGAATTAGGTCATATCGAAAAAGCTATTCTTAGGATTTCATTTTACGAATTAGAAAAAAGACATGATATCCCTTTTAAAGTAACAATAAATGAAGGAATTGAACTAGCTAAAAGATTTGGAGCGAAAGCAAGTCATAAATTTATAAATGGAGTTTTAGATAAAGCCGCAGCACACATCCGAGATTACACTAAAAAAAACATCAAAAAATAA
- the dxs gene encoding 1-deoxy-D-xylulose-5-phosphate synthase, with the protein MSFNYIKYPVLHLVNSIKELKLLPLKKLPQLCYELRQYLLEVISQSSGHLSSSLGVIEITVALHYVFNTPFDNLIWDVGHQTYPHKILTGRRNSIFSIRKRNGIHSFPCRKESKYDVLGVGHAATSISAGVGMAIASKKENKDRRTICVIGDGAITSGMAFEAINHAGCSNIDLLIILNHNNMSISNNVGALSSYFSKILLDFDVMQKYKNKNNFGIKSDFLNDNPLYQKKYLESIKSSNSFFDSLGFKYFGPIDGHDIFLLVDIISRLNTQKCTNLLHIITKKGKGYSPSELDPIKWHSVPKFDISTGEILKKKRSISTYSEIFGNWLCSMAAIDKKLIGITPAMAEGSGMVRFSKLFPDQFFDVAIAEQHAVTFSAGLAISGYKPVLSIYSTFLQRAYDQVIHDVALQKLPVLFAVDRGGIVGKDGETHQGIFDLTYLRCIPNIVIMTPSNENEFLNMLYTGYCYEKGPCVVRYPRGSGIGVILKSMQLISIGKGIVTRIGKKIAILNFGPLYVFAEKVAQNLDSTLVDMRFVKPLDVSLVLNLVKNHSFFVTLEEGVISGGAGSYINELFMRKKISIPILNIGIPDIFIPQGNQSEIRSEYKLDADGILEKILLWLNE; encoded by the coding sequence ATGAGTTTTAACTACATAAAATATCCAGTATTGCATTTGGTGAATTCGATTAAAGAATTAAAATTATTACCTCTCAAAAAATTGCCTCAATTATGTTATGAATTACGTCAATATTTATTAGAGGTTATTAGTCAATCTAGTGGTCATTTATCATCTAGTTTAGGAGTTATTGAAATAACAGTAGCTTTACATTATGTTTTTAATACTCCTTTTGATAACTTAATTTGGGATGTAGGTCATCAAACTTATCCTCATAAGATTTTAACAGGAAGAAGGAACAGTATTTTTAGTATTCGAAAAAGAAATGGAATTCATTCTTTTCCATGTAGAAAAGAAAGTAAATATGATGTTTTAGGGGTAGGTCATGCTGCTACTTCTATTAGTGCAGGAGTAGGTATGGCTATTGCTTCAAAAAAAGAAAACAAGGATAGACGTACAATATGTGTAATTGGAGATGGTGCAATAACTTCTGGTATGGCGTTTGAAGCTATAAATCATGCCGGATGTAGTAATATAGATTTGTTAATAATTTTAAATCATAATAATATGTCTATTTCTAATAATGTTGGTGCTTTAAGTTCATATTTTTCTAAAATTTTATTAGATTTCGACGTAATGCAAAAATATAAGAATAAGAACAATTTTGGTATTAAATCTGATTTTTTAAATGATAATCCATTATATCAAAAAAAATATTTAGAGAGTATAAAATCATCAAATAGTTTTTTTGATAGTTTAGGATTTAAATATTTTGGTCCAATAGATGGACATGACATATTTTTATTAGTAGATATTATTAGTCGATTGAATACTCAAAAGTGTACTAATTTATTACATATAATTACTAAAAAAGGAAAAGGATATTCACCTTCTGAATTGGATCCTATAAAGTGGCATTCTGTTCCTAAATTTGATATTTCTACTGGTGAAATATTAAAAAAAAAGAGATCTATATCTACTTATTCTGAAATTTTTGGGAATTGGTTATGTTCTATGGCTGCAATAGATAAGAAGTTAATAGGAATTACTCCAGCTATGGCAGAAGGATCAGGTATGGTACGTTTCTCTAAACTTTTTCCTGATCAATTTTTTGATGTTGCAATAGCAGAGCAACATGCTGTAACTTTTTCTGCTGGATTGGCTATTAGTGGATATAAGCCTGTGCTATCAATTTATTCTACTTTTCTTCAAAGAGCTTATGATCAAGTTATACATGATGTAGCTTTACAAAAATTACCTGTTTTATTTGCAGTAGATCGAGGGGGAATAGTAGGAAAAGATGGTGAAACTCATCAAGGAATATTTGATTTAACTTATCTTAGATGTATTCCAAACATTGTTATTATGACTCCGAGTAACGAAAATGAATTTTTAAATATGCTTTATACTGGATATTGTTACGAGAAAGGTCCTTGTGTAGTAAGATATCCTAGGGGTAGTGGTATCGGAGTTATTTTAAAATCTATGCAGTTAATTTCTATTGGAAAAGGAATTGTGACAAGAATAGGTAAAAAAATAGCTATTTTAAATTTTGGTCCGTTATATGTTTTTGCCGAGAAAGTAGCACAGAATTTAGATTCTACTTTAGTAGATATGCGTTTTGTAAAGCCTTTAGATGTCAGTTTAGTTTTAAATTTAGTTAAAAATCATAGTTTTTTTGTTACTCTTGAAGAAGGTGTAATTTCAGGTGGTGCTGGAAGTTATATTAACGAACTATTTATGAGAAAAAAAATTTCTATTCCTATCTTAAATATTGGAATTCCAGATATATTTATTCCTCAAGGAAATCAATCTGAAATTCGTAGTGAATATAAATTAGATGCAGATGGAATTTTAGAAAAAATTTTGTTATGGTTGAACGAATAA
- a CDS encoding polyprenyl synthetase family protein, translating into MDLFEFFNIKKKRINDFMRKLLKNIPFQDSLLVDAMKYGVLLGGKRIRSVLMYILGKIFQVNDNIVDILASSIEFMHAYSLIHDDLPSLDNDKLRRGYDSCYVKFGESTAILAGNALQCLSFNIISNLNSNIISDSKKVKMISELSHYSGISGMCIGQFRDLKFKYEKLKLCELEEIYWYKTGSLINTSVQLVLISSNINNSSVLLALKEYSKNISLAFQIRDDILDFSNDMSCISYHTRYEKYSRSNTFPLVIGLKKSQEKLRKLYSDALQSLKVLSSNHVDITLLKELAYFIIIRNK; encoded by the coding sequence ATGGATTTATTTGAATTTTTTAATATCAAAAAAAAGAGAATTAATGATTTTATGCGAAAATTATTAAAAAATATCCCTTTTCAGGATTCCTTACTTGTAGATGCTATGAAATATGGGGTATTGTTAGGAGGTAAAAGAATTCGATCTGTATTAATGTATATTTTAGGAAAAATATTTCAAGTTAATGATAATATTGTAGACATTCTTGCATCTTCTATTGAATTTATGCATGCATATTCTTTGATTCATGATGATTTACCATCTTTAGATAATGATAAGTTAAGACGAGGATACGACTCATGTTATGTAAAATTTGGAGAATCTACTGCTATATTAGCGGGAAATGCATTGCAATGTTTATCTTTTAATATTATTTCTAATCTTAATTCAAATATAATTTCTGATAGTAAAAAAGTAAAAATGATTTCAGAGTTATCGCATTATTCTGGTATCTCTGGTATGTGTATTGGTCAATTTCGTGACTTAAAATTTAAATATGAAAAATTGAAATTGTGCGAATTAGAAGAAATTTATTGGTATAAAACTGGATCATTGATTAATACATCAGTTCAATTAGTTTTAATTTCTAGTAATATAAATAATAGTAGTGTACTTTTAGCATTAAAAGAATATTCTAAAAATATTAGTTTAGCTTTTCAAATTCGAGATGATATTCTTGATTTTTCAAATGATATGAGTTGTATAAGCTATCATACAAGATATGAAAAATATTCGAGAAGTAATACATTTCCATTAGTAATTGGTTTAAAAAAATCTCAAGAAAAATTAAGAAAATTATATAGTGATGCATTACAATCTTTAAAAGTATTATCTAGCAATCATGTAGATATAACATTGTTAAAAGAATTAGCATATTTCATTATTATACGTAATAAATAA
- a CDS encoding MFS transporter produces MTNKFNFEIKEWKFILGVCTIFSLRAFGMFMIYPVFSIYGINLKNSTILLIGLAMGAYGFFQAIFQIPYGWLSDKIGRKYVIILGLLCFSMGSFICLNSSSIFGIILGRSIQGSGAISSVCMALLSDIVSRKNLTRAMGCLGMSFGLSFLLSVVISPIIVKIFGFHVLFLVSLIFSVICIIVAFYFIPSFKHKNNIFSIKTEYKNFLKILKNPNLCQLNLNNFFLHFILILYFIIIPVQLNIYKCFVHLSWILYLVVIVISFLVVLPITENIKTNTSKKKIAFFLIVLLVISDLLLVLIKNYFFFFIFNLQVFFVVFSFFEMVLPILISEYSPKSYKGTSMALYSINQFLGSSLGGMLGGFVLHYFNSSILFLFRFFMVCIWLFINLWRL; encoded by the coding sequence ATGACAAATAAATTCAATTTTGAAATAAAAGAATGGAAGTTCATTTTAGGAGTGTGCACTATTTTTTCTTTGCGTGCATTTGGGATGTTTATGATCTATCCTGTTTTCAGTATTTATGGAATTAATTTAAAAAATAGTACTATATTATTAATAGGTTTAGCAATGGGAGCATATGGATTTTTTCAAGCTATATTTCAAATTCCTTATGGATGGTTATCCGATAAAATAGGAAGGAAGTATGTTATCATTTTAGGCTTATTGTGTTTTTCAATGGGAAGTTTTATATGTTTAAATAGTAGTTCTATTTTTGGAATTATTTTAGGGCGCAGTATACAAGGATCAGGTGCAATTTCTTCAGTATGTATGGCTCTTTTGTCCGATATAGTGTCTAGAAAAAATCTTACAAGAGCTATGGGATGCTTAGGAATGAGTTTCGGGTTAAGTTTTTTATTGTCTGTAGTGATTAGTCCTATTATAGTTAAGATTTTTGGTTTTCATGTTTTATTTTTAGTTAGTTTAATATTTTCTGTAATATGTATTATAGTAGCTTTTTATTTTATTCCATCTTTTAAACATAAAAATAATATATTTAGTATAAAAACTGAATACAAAAACTTTTTAAAAATTTTAAAAAATCCTAATTTGTGTCAACTAAATTTAAATAATTTTTTTCTTCACTTTATTTTAATTTTATATTTTATTATAATTCCAGTTCAGTTAAACATATATAAGTGTTTTGTTCATTTATCTTGGATATTATATTTAGTTGTTATTGTGATCTCTTTTTTGGTTGTATTACCAATTACAGAAAATATTAAAACAAATACATCTAAAAAGAAAATTGCTTTTTTTTTGATAGTTTTATTAGTCATATCTGATTTACTTCTAGTGTTAATTAAAAATTATTTCTTCTTTTTTATTTTTAATTTACAAGTATTTTTTGTAGTTTTTAGTTTTTTTGAAATGGTTTTACCTATCTTAATTAGTGAGTATTCTCCTAAAAGTTATAAAGGTACTTCTATGGCTTTGTATTCCATTAATCAATTTTTAGGTTCTTCTTTAGGAGGAATGTTAGGAGGGTTTGTTTTACATTACTTTAATAGTAGTATTTTATTTTTATTTAGATTTTTTATGGTTTGTATTTGGCTTTTTATAAACTTATGGCGTTTATAG
- a CDS encoding TusE/DsrC/DsvC family sulfur relay protein, with protein sequence MNKNKPWNKYIAQKIAKKESIDITKDHWEVIYTIRDFYLKFNITPSMRILMKLMEKKNLKKMTSCYLFKLFPRGPVQQASKIAGIPKPSSCF encoded by the coding sequence ATGAATAAAAATAAACCTTGGAATAAGTATATAGCACAAAAAATCGCAAAAAAAGAATCCATTGATATTACCAAAGATCATTGGGAAGTAATATATACTATTCGTGACTTCTATTTAAAATTTAATATCACTCCATCCATGAGAATATTAATGAAACTAATGGAAAAAAAAAACTTAAAAAAGATGACAAGTTGTTACTTATTTAAATTATTTCCTCGTGGTCCAGTTCAACAAGCGAGCAAAATAGCAGGAATTCCCAAGCCATCTAGCTGTTTTTAA
- the cyoE gene encoding heme o synthase — protein MIISLLGILKPKIVFGNIISCLGGFLLASKGNVNYNLLFWSLISVSLVVGSSCILNNVIDRNIDKNMNRTKKRILVINPCFYRFSIFSSIFLAMLGLFLFGWFINILCVFLSCLGVIVYSFFYSFLLKTKSIYSTIIGSISGAIPSLLGYCSVTNYIDLCTVNLFIIMFFWQIPHSYAIFVMNLDDYKKAKIPVYPVIKPIWVTKRCVSIFIFLFLISIFCLTAIGYAGYKFFLILSLLSIIWFFLSIKEYHNDKKNIFWSKNIFYLSIVIMIVLNIMISIDFVN, from the coding sequence ATGATCATATCTCTTTTAGGAATTTTGAAGCCGAAAATTGTTTTTGGAAATATAATATCTTGTTTAGGTGGTTTTTTGCTAGCTTCTAAAGGAAATGTTAACTACAATCTATTATTTTGGAGTTTGATAAGTGTATCATTAGTTGTAGGTTCTTCTTGTATATTGAATAATGTTATTGATCGAAATATCGATAAGAATATGAATAGAACTAAAAAAAGGATTTTAGTAATTAATCCTTGTTTTTATCGTTTTTCAATATTTAGTTCCATATTTCTAGCAATGTTAGGGTTATTTTTATTTGGGTGGTTTATAAATATATTATGTGTGTTTCTTTCGTGTTTAGGAGTAATAGTATATTCTTTTTTTTATAGTTTTCTTTTAAAGACTAAATCAATATATTCTACGATAATTGGAAGTATTTCTGGAGCTATTCCTTCTTTATTAGGTTATTGTTCAGTTACTAACTATATAGATTTATGTACTGTTAATTTATTCATAATTATGTTTTTTTGGCAAATTCCTCATTCTTATGCTATTTTCGTAATGAATTTAGACGATTATAAGAAAGCTAAGATACCTGTATATCCTGTTATTAAACCTATTTGGGTTACTAAGCGTTGCGTTAGTATATTTATATTTTTGTTTTTAATTTCTATTTTTTGTTTGACTGCTATTGGATATGCTGGATACAAATTTTTTTTAATTTTATCATTGCTTTCTATAATTTGGTTTTTTCTTTCTATAAAAGAATATCACAATGATAAAAAAAATATATTTTGGTCAAAAAACATTTTTTATCTTTCTATTGTTATTATGATAGTATTAAACATTATGATATCAATTGATTTTGTAAATTGA
- the cyoD gene encoding cytochrome o ubiquinol oxidase subunit IV, with protein MKFISLRRFFSKNQYFFYILNFLILSILTIFPFFLVWKKLFSKEITYFLIVLCLVFQVFIHFKFFFHLNYFNEHKWNLISIIFSFLIIMIILIGSYWIMSNLNHNTEIM; from the coding sequence ATGAAATTTATTAGTTTAAGAAGGTTTTTTTCTAAAAACCAATATTTTTTTTATATTTTAAATTTTTTAATATTGTCTATTTTAACTATATTTCCATTTTTTTTAGTTTGGAAAAAATTATTTTCTAAAGAAATTACTTATTTCTTAATAGTTCTATGTTTAGTTTTTCAAGTATTTATTCATTTTAAATTTTTTTTTCATTTAAATTATTTTAATGAACATAAATGGAATTTGATATCAATTATTTTTTCTTTTTTAATTATTATGATTATTTTAATAGGATCATATTGGATAATGAGTAATTTAAATCATAATACAGAGATAATGTAA